Part of the Halalkalibacter krulwichiae genome is shown below.
AGCAAGATCAGTGAAAATCCTATTGGAACTGGTTATTTCAAATTTGAAAGCTGGTCTCCAGGAAATGAAATCAAATTAGTGAAAAACGATGACTATTGGGGCGAAGGTGCAAAGTTAGACTCTGTAACTTTTAAAGTTGTTCCAGAAGATCTTACTCGTGTAGCTGAGTTAAGATCAGGTGATTCTCATATCTCTGATCCATTAAGCCCGTCTGATGTTTCTCAAATTGAAGGTACTGATGGAGTTCACGTAACTCGTCAACCAAGTGTCTCTTTATCTTATATTGGCTTTAACAACCAAAAAGAACCTTTTGATGATCCAAAAGTTCGTCAAGCTATGTCAAAAGCTATTAATAAAGAAGGAATTATCTCTGGTATCTATGATGGCGCTGGTATTCCAGCAATTGGTCCGTTAGCTCCAGATGTATTTGGATTTGATGAGAGTGTATCTGGTCTTGAGTATGATCCAGAAGCAGCGAAGGAGTTATTAGCTGAAGCTGGTTATGAAAATGGTTTTTCTACAACGCTATGGACAAACGATAACCGTGAGCGTATTGATGCGGCTACTTTCGTTCAAGCAGAGTTAGAAAAGATTGGTATCGATGTTTCGATTGAAGTTGTTGAGTGGGGTGCTTACTTAGAGCAAACTGCTAAAGGTGAGCATGATATGTTCGTACTTGGTTGGTCTACTGTTACTGGTGATGCTGACTATGGTATGTATGCATTATTCCATTCTTCTCAACATGGTGAAGCGGGTAACCGTACTTTTACTGATAACGAGCAGTTAGACTCTGTATTAACTGAAGCTCGTCAAAATCCGGATCCGGATGAGCGTTTAGCTCTATACAAAGAAGCACAAGAGATTTTAGTTGAAGAAGCACCAATGCTTTACATCCACCATCAAGAGTATTTATTGGGTGTGAGTGATAAAGTTCAAGGTTTATGGCAGCATCCAACTCAAATTCTTATGCTTAAAGATGTAACAATAGAGCAATAAGAAAATAGACGCCTTACTCATTGAGTAAGGCGTCTATTTAATAGTAGAAACTAGTACCTTAAACGAAAGTGTTTGTGATTTTGTCAAAAATACTTGTCTATTTTAATGTTTGTAGTATATAATAATCTTCATCAGCTTACGGAGGAATACCCAAGTCCGGCTGAAGGGATCGGTCTTGAAAACCGACAGGCGGGTTAAACCGCGCGGGGGTTCGAATCCCTCTTCCTCCGCCATACATAAAATGTTACACTACCAGTTAAGGTAGTGTTTTTTATTTTATATCTTTTCTTAGTAATGGAGTGAGTAGTTTGGAAGAGCATATTAAGTGGATGGAGTTGGCCTTACAAGAAGCGCAAAAAGCAGAGGAAATTGGAGAAGTACCAATTGGTGCTATCCTAGTGAGAGATGGTGAGGTTATTGCAGCAGCTCACAATCGGAGAGAGGTTGACCAACAATCGTTAGCGCATGCTGAACTAACTGTGATAAAAGAGGCTTGTGAGAAATTACAAAATTGGAGACTGCTTGGCTGTACGTTATACGTTACACTAGAACCTTGCCCGATGTGTGCAGGAGCGATTGTTCAATCGAGAATTGAAACCGTCGTTTATGGTGCTCAGGACCCTAAGGCAGGTTGTGCAGGTACATTGATGAATCTATTAGGTGAGCCACGGTTTAATCACCAATCAACTGTTATCCCAGGTGTGTTAGAGGAAGAGTGTAGTTCAATCTTAACGAAATTCTTTCGATTGTTACGACAAAGAAAAAAACAAGCTAAGTTAAATTGAAACAACTTCCATCTTGTTAAGGTTGCATTTTTAAGACAAACCCTCTATACTAAGAAATGCATCAGTAATGATGCTTAAACATTGTTATTCAATTTGCCGTGCTAAGCGGGGAGGTAGCGGTGCCCTGTACTCGCAATCCGCTGTAGCGAGGCCGAATTCCCTCTCTAGGTTTTGTCACCGCGGGGTCTGACCTAAGTAAGTGGTGTTGACGCTTGGGTTCCACGCAACGGAAACCCACGAACCCTGTCAGGTCCGGAAGGAAGCAGCAGTAAGTGGCCCCTTCCGTGTGCCGTGGAGTCGCCTGAGCCGAGCTAACTGCTTAGGTAACGCCCGTGGTGGCATTATCGACAGAGGGTGCACGGTATCAATTTATATAAAAAGACAACTACAGTCATGTAGTTGTCTTTTTTATTATGTGAAAAAATAGCGCAGTCTTTGAAATTAAATGGTGAAACGGTATAATGAATTGAAGAGTCAAGAGGGGAGGCGAGTGTTATGGGTTATCAAGCGCTATATCGTGTATGGAGACCGCAGCAACTTAAAGATGTTGTGGGACAGGAGCATATAACGAAAACATTACAAAACGCTCTATTACAAGAAAAACTATCTCATGCATATTTGTTTTCTGGCCCAAGAGGTACAGGTAAGACAAGTGCAGCCAAAATTATTGCTAAAGCGATAAATTGTGAACATGCTCCTGTTGCAGAGCCTTGTAATGAGTGTTCGGCTTGCCGTGGGATTACATCAGGTTCAATTGTTGATGTAATGGAAATCGATGCGGCCTCTAACAATGGTGTAGATGAAATACGTGACATTCGCGATAAAGTTAAATTTGCACCGAGTGAAGTTCGCTATAAAGTTTATATTATAGATGAAGTACATATGCTATCGACGGGCGCTTTTAATGCTTTGTTAAAAACATTAGAGGAACCACCGGGACATGTACTGTTTATATTAGCTACAACAGAGCCGCATAAGATTCCTTTAACGATCATTTCTCGCTGTCAACGCTTTGATTTTAAACGAATAACGAATCAAGCAATTGTTTCAAGAGTTAAGCACATTTTAGCTCATGATCAAGTTGAAGCAGATGACGAGGCGCTGGCGATGATAGCTAGGGCTGCTGAAGGTGGGATGCGTGATGCTTTAAGTTTATTAGATCAGGCAATCTCTTTTGCGGATGAGAAGTTGTTGTTAGAAGATGTTCTAGCGGTTACCGGTGCTGTTTCACAGAGGATGTTAACTGATGTTGTTCTCTCTATAAAAGAAGGTAATACTGTAGCTGTGCTAGAGAGGTTAAATGAACTATTACAAGAAGGGAAGGATCCACTACGATTTATAGAGGATTTAATCTATTATTTTAGAGATGTACTTCTATATAAAAACGCTCCAAAAGCTGAAGATTTACTAGAGCGCGCCAAAGTGGATGAAGAGTTTAGGTTGCTTACGACGGAACTAGATTCAATTTGGTTATACACCACAATCGAATCGCTTAATGTGAGTCAGCAGGAAATGAAATGGTCTGCTCACCCAAAAATTTTCCTGGAATTAGCCTTAATAAAGTTAGTTAATCAAAAAGTGACCGTTCAACAAAGTGTTGATGGTTCAACTGCGTCTTCTACCGAAGTTGAACAGTTAAGAGAAAAGATTGTCTTGTTAGAGCGACAGATGCAAAAGGCACAAGCTGGAGCAAACCTAGGTGCAAATGGATCGGAACAAACTCAATCTAGTCAGAAGAGAGCAAAAAAAATACCGGCTCAGGCGAGGGTTTCTACAGCTCAAGTGAAAGAAACGTTAAAACATGCTGATAAAAGGTATTTGCAAGCTGTCACGTCAAGGTGGGGCGATGTCATGGAACGTGTCAAGGTACAAAGTGTACCTGCGCATGCTTGGTTAAGTGATTCTAAGCCGGTAGCGTCGTCTGACTCGACTATTGTTTTAGCGTTTCAAAATGAGATGCATCGTGATATGATGGATACGAAGTTTCGTGCAGTACTTGAAGGCATTCTCCAAGATATATTGTCAGGGCAAACTAATTTTGTTACACTCCTTCATCAACACTGGGAAAAGGTGAAGGAAGAGTATGTTTCTGATCAAAAAGGTACAACAACTGAATCGAGGGATGACCTCGTCGATGAAGCAGTTAAGTTGGTTGGGGAAGATCTTATAGAGGTTATTGATAATTAATAATAGGGAGGAATAATAAAATGAAAAACATGGGTAATATGATGAAACAAATGCAAAAAATGCAAAAACAAATGCTTAAAGCTCAAGAAGAACTAAAAGAGAAGACTGTTGAAGCTACAGCAGGTGGAGGTATGGTTACTGTTGTGGCAAGTGGAGACAAACGTATTGTAGACATTAAAATTTCAGAGGATGTTGTAGATCCAGATGATGTCGAAATGTTGCAAGACTTAATATTAGCTGCGACAAACGAAGCGCTAAAACAAGTGGATGAACTAGTTGAAAAAGATATGGGCAAATTTACAAAAGGAATGAACATCCCTGGAATGTTCTAGGAGGAGTTTATTTTGCAATATCCTGAACCGATAGCGAAATTAATAGAGGGTTTCACAAAGTTGCCAGGTATCGGGCCAAAGACGGCAAGTCGCCTGGCTTTTTTTGTTTTAAATATGAAAGAAGACGATGTATTGGACTTTGCAAAAGCGCTAGTGAATGCAAAAAGAAATTTAACGTACTGTTCTATTTGTCATAATATTACTGATACAGATCCTTGTCGCATATGTGAAGATAAACATCGAGATAAAGCGGTTGTATGTGTTGTTCAAGAAGCGAAAGATGTGATTGCGATGGAAAAAATGAAAGAGTATCGTGGTGATTATCACGTACTCCATGGTGCTATTTCTCCTATGGATGGAATTGGGCCTGAGGATATTAAAATTCCAGAACTTCTAAAGCGACTTCAAGACGATACTATTCAAGAAGTGATTATAGCAACGAACCCTACTATAGAGGGAGAAGCGACGGCGATGTATATTTCGAGATTGGTTAAACCAACGGGAATTAAAGTTACTCGTATCGCTCATGGACTCCCGGTTGGTGGAGATTTAGAATATGCGGACGAAGTCACTCTTTCAAGGGCAATAGAAGGTCGTAGAGAATTGTAAGGATCTTCTGATCACTGGAAGAAGGGATGAGAAGGTGGGATTTTGTGTTATTCCGGAAGAAGCATAAACTTCGCAAGTCAGAGAATTTACGTCTGTTTGAGCAAGTTGAAAAGCATAAAATTCAAATTGATAGCGAAAAACAATTAATTAATAGAAGTATTGATCCATCTGATGATGTGTTGATTCGTGCGAAAGTAACCGAAGCTATTTATTCCTTTTTATTACGAGAAGCAAGGGAGAGACAAGCTAGCAAGGACAAACTACGTTGAGTAGTTTGTTCTTTTTTTTATCTATAAGCATATCTTACTAATAAGACAAGCATATGAGGTGATGGAATGGATCCAGTCGTTCTACTGTCAATTTTAGCTGGTTTAGTTTTGATTTTATTAGTTGTTGGTGCTCCGATGAAACCGGTGCGATTTTTAGGAAATGTTGCCGTGAAGTTTGTTATTGGAGCGTTAATGTTGTTTTTTGTTAATGCTTTTGGAAACTTCATTGATTTTCATATTCCAATTAATCCTGCTACCGCAGCAATATCAGGTATATTAGGAGTACCTGGTGTTATTCTTTTGATTTTAGTAAAACAATTCATTATTTAATGAGAGAGGCTTTGAACAGCTCTAGTTCAAGGCCTTAAATATTAAGTGTTATTTTTTTAAATTAAACAGTTGCATAAATTTTTTATACATGGTATATTATTTCTTGTCGCCAAAACAGTTTGTTTTGAAATACAACTTTTGAAACGTGAAAAAAGTTGTTGACTTACTCAGAGGGTTTTGGTAGAATAATAAAGTCGCCATTGAGCGATCGACAGTTCTTTGAAAACTGAACAAAAGCCAAGCGAAAGAGATACATGATATCTCGTCAATTTTAAGTGATTTTGTAAAATCACAATGAAGTATCGTTAGCGATACGATTTGAGCACAAATCAAACACTTTTATGGAGAGTTTGATCCTGGCTCAGGACGAACGCTGGCGGCGTGCCTAATACATGCAAGTCGAGCGGACTGATTAAGAGCTTGCTCTTATGACGTTAGCGGCGGACGGGTGAGTAACACGTGGGCAACCTGCCCTGTAGACTGGGATAACATCGAGAAATCGGTGCTAATACCGGATAACATCTGAGACCTCATGGTCTTAGACTAAAAGATGGCTCCGGCTATCACTACAGGATGGGCCCGCGGCGCATTAGCTAGTTGGTAAGGTAATGGCTTACCAAGGCGACGATGCGTAGCCGACCTGAGAGGGTGATCGGCCACACTGGGACTGAGACACGGCCCAGACTCCTACGGGAGGCAGCAGTAGGGAATCTTCCGCAATGGACGAAAGTCTGACGGAGCAACGCCGCGTGAGTGATGAAGGATTTCGGTTCGTAAAGCTCTGTTGTTAGGGAAGAACAAGTATCGTTCGAATAGGGCGGTACCTTGACGGTACCTAACCAGAAAGCCACGGCTAACTACGTGCCAGCAGCCGCGGTAATACGTAGGTGGCAAGCGTTGTCCGGAATTATTGGGCGTAAAGCGCGCGCAGGCGGTCTTTTAAGTCTGATGTGAAAGCCCACGGCTCAACCGTGGAGGGTCATTGGAAACTGGGAGACTTGAGTACAGAAGAGGAGAGTGGAATTCCACGTGTAGCGGTGAAATGCGTAGATATGTGGAGGAACACCAGTGGCGAAGGCGACTCTCTGGTCTGTAACTGACGCTGAGGCGCGAAAGCGTGGGGAGCAAACAGGATTAGATACCCTGGTAGTCCACGCCGTAAACGATGAGTGCTAGGTGTTAGGGGTTTCGATGCCCTTAGTGCCGAAGTTAACACATTAAGCACTCCGCCTGGGGAGTACGACCGCAAGGTTGAAACTCAAAGGAATTGACGGGGGCCCGCACAAGCAGTGGAGCATGTGGTTTAATTCGAAGCAACGCGAAGAACCTTACCAGGTCTTGACATCCTTTGACCACCCTAGAGATAGGGCTTTCCCCTTCGGGGGACAAAGTGACAGGTGGTGCATGGTTGTCGTCAGCTCGTGTCGTGAGATGTTGGGTTAAGTCCCGCAACGAGCGCAACCCTTGATCTTAGTTGCCAGCATTTAGTTGGGCACTCTAAGGTGACTGCCGGTGACAAACCGGAGGAAGGTGGGGATGACGTCAAATCATCATGCCCCTTATGACCTGGGCTACACACGTGCTACAATGGATGGTACAAAGAGCAGCAAAACCGCGAGGTCGAGCCAATCTCATAAAGCCATTCTCAGTTCGGATTGTAGGCTGCAACTCGCCTACATGAAGCCGGAATTGCTAGTAATCGCGGATCAGCATGCCGCGGTGAATACGTTCCCGGGCCTTGTACACACCGCCCGTCACACCACGAGAGTTTGTAACACCCGAAGTCGGTGGAGTAACCCTTTTGGGAGCTAGCCGCCTAAGGTGGGACAGATGATTGGGGTGAAGTCGTAACAAGGTAGCCGTATCGGAAGGTGCGGCTGGATCACCTCCTTTCTATGGAGTAATACTCTAGTCGATGTATGGTTTTAGAACCATATAACGCTTTGGTCTTTTGTTCAGTTTTGAAGGAACTCCCTTCAATTAATAGAAACTAACTTTGTAAGAAAAAAGTTAGTGACTGTGGTTCTTTGAAAACTAGATAATGCAATAGAAACAATGTTAGTTTTATCGGTATCTTATTTATAAGAGAAGATCAAACGAGCATGTCAAGAATTCAAAAACGACTTTTTCAAAATAGATCGTTTTTGGCAAAGAGCTTCGAGTAGTTCGAGGAAGCGAGTGGTCGAAAGAATGGAACGTACACCCGTACGTGACATGACTGAGATCCACGAAGCTGACGAAGAAATGCGAAGAAGATCTGCAGCCAAAATGGTTAAGTTAGAAAGGGCGCACGGTGGATGCCTTGGCACTAGGAGCCTAAGAAGGACGCGACGAACGGCGAAACGCCTCGGGGAGCTGTAAGTAAGCTTTGATCCGAGGATATCCGAATGGGGGAACCCACCATCCGTAATGGGATGGTACCCATACCTGAATACATAGGGTATGAGGAGGCAGACCTGGGGAACTGAAACATCTAAGTACCCAGAGGAAGAGAAAGCAAATGCGATTTCCCAAGTAGCGGCGAGCGAAACGGAAACAGCCCAAACCAAGAGGCTTGCCTCTTGGGGTTGTAGGACGTCTCATACGGAGTTACAAAAGACGAGCATAGGTGAAGCGATCTGGAAAGATCCGCAGTATAAGGTAACAGCCCTGTAGCCGAAATGCCCGTCTCTCCGAGACGTATCCTGAGTACGGCGGGACACGTGAAACCCCGTCGGAATCCGGGAGGACCATCTCCCAAGGCTAAATACTCCCTAGTGACCGATAGTGAACCAGTACCGTGAGGGAAAGGTGAAAAGCACCCCGGAAGGGGAGTGAAAGAGATCCTGAAACCGTGTGCCTACAACTAGTTGGAGCCCATTTACGGGTGACAGCGTGCCTTTTGTAGAATGAACCGGCGAGTTACGATCCCGTGCAAGGTTAAGCTGAATAGGCGGAGCCGCAGCGAAAGCGAGTCTGAATAGGGCGCAGTGGGTAATGAATACATTACCCTAGTACGTGGTCGTAGACCCGAAACCGTGTGATCTACCCATGTCCAGGGTGAAGTTCAGGTAACACTGAATGGAGGCCCGAACCCACGCACGTTGAAAAGTGCGGGGATGAGGTGTGGGTAGGGGTGAAATGCCAATCGAACTCGGAAATAGCTGGTTCTCCCCGAAATAGCTTTAGGGCTAGCCTCGAGGGAAGAGTATTGGAGGTAGAGCACTGATTGGACTAGGGGTCCCCACAGGATTACCGAATTCAGTCAAACTCCGAATGCCAAATACTTATCCTCGGGAGTCAGACTGCGAGTGCTAAGATCCGTAGTCAAGAGGGAAACAGCCCAGACCATCAGCTAAGGTCCCAAAGTATACGTTAAGTGGAAAAGGATGTGGAGTTGCCCAGACAACCAGGATGTTGGCTTAGAAGCAGCCACCATTTAAAGAGTGCGTAATAGCTCACTGGTCGAGTGACTCTGCGCCGAAAATGTACCGGGGCTAAACGTATCACCGAAGCTATGGATTGACACCTTCTGGTGTCAGTGGTAGGGGAGCGTTCTAAGTGCAGCGAAGTCAGACCGAGAGGACTGGTGGAGCGCTTAGAAGTGAGAATGCCGGTATGAGTAGCGAAAAGAGGGGTGAGAATCCCCTCCGTCGAAAGCCCAAGGTTTCCTGAGGAAGGCTCGTCCGCTCAGGGTCAGTCGGGACCTAAGCCGAGGCCGAAAGGCGTAGGCGATGGACAACAGGTTGAAATTCCTGTACCACCTCCT
Proteins encoded:
- a CDS encoding glutathione ABC transporter substrate-binding protein; the protein is MKMSKNSFFLLVLALVMSLFIAACASEPDATPAPAEGEDGEAATEGQAGGDLVIAQLSDAVAIDPHGSNDTPSSNVAYNIYEALLKHDENMELQPGLATEWDAIDDTTWEFKLREGVKFHDDSDFNAEVVKANIERVLDPEIASPRQFLYNMITEVEVVDEYTVQITTEYPFSPLPAHLAHNGGGMISKELIEADYAAMEEGASPGSKISENPIGTGYFKFESWSPGNEIKLVKNDDYWGEGAKLDSVTFKVVPEDLTRVAELRSGDSHISDPLSPSDVSQIEGTDGVHVTRQPSVSLSYIGFNNQKEPFDDPKVRQAMSKAINKEGIISGIYDGAGIPAIGPLAPDVFGFDESVSGLEYDPEAAKELLAEAGYENGFSTTLWTNDNRERIDAATFVQAELEKIGIDVSIEVVEWGAYLEQTAKGEHDMFVLGWSTVTGDADYGMYALFHSSQHGEAGNRTFTDNEQLDSVLTEARQNPDPDERLALYKEAQEILVEEAPMLYIHHQEYLLGVSDKVQGLWQHPTQILMLKDVTIEQ
- the tadA gene encoding tRNA adenosine(34) deaminase TadA, with amino-acid sequence MELALQEAQKAEEIGEVPIGAILVRDGEVIAAAHNRREVDQQSLAHAELTVIKEACEKLQNWRLLGCTLYVTLEPCPMCAGAIVQSRIETVVYGAQDPKAGCAGTLMNLLGEPRFNHQSTVIPGVLEEECSSILTKFFRLLRQRKKQAKLN
- the dnaX gene encoding DNA polymerase III subunit gamma/tau, which gives rise to MGYQALYRVWRPQQLKDVVGQEHITKTLQNALLQEKLSHAYLFSGPRGTGKTSAAKIIAKAINCEHAPVAEPCNECSACRGITSGSIVDVMEIDAASNNGVDEIRDIRDKVKFAPSEVRYKVYIIDEVHMLSTGAFNALLKTLEEPPGHVLFILATTEPHKIPLTIISRCQRFDFKRITNQAIVSRVKHILAHDQVEADDEALAMIARAAEGGMRDALSLLDQAISFADEKLLLEDVLAVTGAVSQRMLTDVVLSIKEGNTVAVLERLNELLQEGKDPLRFIEDLIYYFRDVLLYKNAPKAEDLLERAKVDEEFRLLTTELDSIWLYTTIESLNVSQQEMKWSAHPKIFLELALIKLVNQKVTVQQSVDGSTASSTEVEQLREKIVLLERQMQKAQAGANLGANGSEQTQSSQKRAKKIPAQARVSTAQVKETLKHADKRYLQAVTSRWGDVMERVKVQSVPAHAWLSDSKPVASSDSTIVLAFQNEMHRDMMDTKFRAVLEGILQDILSGQTNFVTLLHQHWEKVKEEYVSDQKGTTTESRDDLVDEAVKLVGEDLIEVIDN
- a CDS encoding YbaB/EbfC family nucleoid-associated protein; this translates as MKNMGNMMKQMQKMQKQMLKAQEELKEKTVEATAGGGMVTVVASGDKRIVDIKISEDVVDPDDVEMLQDLILAATNEALKQVDELVEKDMGKFTKGMNIPGMF
- the recR gene encoding recombination mediator RecR translates to MQYPEPIAKLIEGFTKLPGIGPKTASRLAFFVLNMKEDDVLDFAKALVNAKRNLTYCSICHNITDTDPCRICEDKHRDKAVVCVVQEAKDVIAMEKMKEYRGDYHVLHGAISPMDGIGPEDIKIPELLKRLQDDTIQEVIIATNPTIEGEATAMYISRLVKPTGIKVTRIAHGLPVGGDLEYADEVTLSRAIEGRREL
- a CDS encoding YaaL family protein, whose protein sequence is MLFRKKHKLRKSENLRLFEQVEKHKIQIDSEKQLINRSIDPSDDVLIRAKVTEAIYSFLLREARERQASKDKLR
- a CDS encoding pro-sigmaK processing inhibitor BofA family protein, producing MDPVVLLSILAGLVLILLVVGAPMKPVRFLGNVAVKFVIGALMLFFVNAFGNFIDFHIPINPATAAISGILGVPGVILLILVKQFII